DNA sequence from the Kazachstania africana CBS 2517 chromosome 4, complete genome genome:
TACTATTACACACACGCTATCATCATATGAAGCCTCAAAGTATTACTATTCTACTGACGCTATTTATCAGGTATATACTGGCTTCACGTGAAAATCAGGTAATCTTAGCTCCAAATCAAGATACAATGTCACAAGGTCAAGGTAACTCGGATCCTTCACTCAGCAATCTACATTTTACCCATGATTTGGTATGTAACGATGTGGAATGCTACCCACTTGTCTTTGAACCTACTAATGAGTGGCAAATAATAAGACCAGGACAACAGATTCCTGGCGGGCTCGATGTAAAACTAAATCTAGAAACTGGTTTAAAAGAAGCTAAACTCCTAGAGACTGAGGAAATCAGTACCGATTATGAGTTTACTGcacaattcaatgaaatcaaagGGCTATTATCAAATGGTGATGAGCAATCttatgatgaaattgaaagcaAATTGGATGACCTTTTAGAGTTTGCTCATGATTATAAACATGggttgaaaataatatctcatgaattcaaatttataacAGAAAACTTATCTTTTAATGAGAGTTTACCTTTTAAGTTAAGAGAGATAAGTGCAAGATTAATTTTAAGTTGTTTGAGGAATAACCCCCCAGTTTTGAACTATATCAATGAAACATATCCATCTTACGTAGGCGATATCTTTTCGGAACTTTCCAAGCAGAATGTTTTAGAGGTCCaaatattaatgaaaagatatttAAATATCTTATTAGAACTGATTAGTGAGAATTATCAATTTAGTAACTTCGAATTTGGAACGTTATccaacatatataaatcaacGAATGATaaacaaatcaaattgaagTTATTGGAATTAATTTCCCATTCTCTACAAGAGGAACATTCCGTTTCAAACTTacaaaagagaaatgaATTAATTGATGTGAAAAGTCTTGCACAGGAGTTCAGTACACATATCCGAGACAAAAGTATTGATGAATTGCATGTCagaaagtttttcaattcattattcaatttaaagaaGGCTTACCCAAATGATATTAAGGTTGATgaacaatttttaaattggTTGGCTCAACAGtcagaagaaagaaaattaaacCTAGGCAATCAGCTAACAGAAAGAGATCTTGAACAGGACTCTTTCGAccaaaaattgatagaaAGCAGACATTTACTTTTTGGTAATCCAATGGCTAATCGTATAAaacattttgaagatgaattatAGTTTATGCAATATCCCagattatataaaaaacaTTATTTAGATAGGCGTCATTCTGTCGTCACTTCATCCAGAAAAGTTCCGTCATTTGCTAATCTTTTCCTGAATTTATCCCACCATGTgtcaaatcttttgatattaaCATCCCCATTTGAATCTAAAAACCCCGAAAGATAATTATATGCATGTTGAACGATCTTCGCTGCCAAATCGTGTGTCAATACTGGGTACATTTTAGCCAATTGTCCAGCAGTGGTTATTTGCACCGAGTTCACATTTGGTTTTGCCAACACAAGAGACGATGACGTCGCAGCTTTATTCTGATTCCTTATTTCTTGCAATTTTAACATCCCTTCATTTCTGGGTTCAATAGATATACCTATCAGTAATTGTGATATGTTATTACCATCGCTATTATCCATTTTTATACTCCCATCAGACGGGAGACCGGTATAGTCCTCATCCATATCGATTTCCCCTAGACCATCGTCCTGACTGCTAGAGTCCATCATATTAGGTAACTTGACTTTGAATATTGCACTTGGCTTTTCACTGGCTAGATAAccaaataatttgaagTCTTCAGTAGCgcttattttgaaatacaCGTTAGCAATGTATTCTTGTGGAAAGGTTACATTTGGTAAGATGAATAATGTTATATGAGAATATGATTTTGGTTTCGTAGAAGATAAAACGACAGTATGTTGAAGCCCATTGGAATTGGGTAGTTCTTCTGACATTTGTAATGGATTTCCTGATGCTATGGCAGCAAACATGACAGTTAGTTACCTTGAAAATAGTCTTTATCTTTGGCTGTCTATCAAATTGATGGCACCATCTCCTTTAATTGAACTcgcttttttttatatattcattttgatcaattgGTTATATCTGATGCGCGATGAAATTATTCTCGAAAATTCTCGAGTTTACTGGATAATAtgataaattaaaagaGCCAAAGGCGCTTCACCAATTAGTCACCCGTTCAATGCTGCAAGAATCAGCTGTCATTAAATGCAGCCAAAGCAGCAATTACTCTTGAACGGCTTTCTTCAGGGCCAAGGATCTGAATTAAAGCCGGTAATTTACTGCCAGGAACTGGTCCGGTCAGTGCGAACCTCAAAGTCTTGAATATTAGCTTCTTATTAATGTCCAATTGTTGAGATGTATTAGAGACAAGTCCATTAACGTCTTGTTGAAAATTCTGGTTTGCGAGATAGCGAAGAGCTTCTATTATCCGTACTCGATCATTGGGACCAATAAAATTGTTCACTGCCTCAACTGTGAGTTTTggtctttcaaaaaaataagcaAAGTGACTACTGAATTCATCTATCTTTGTTAATGATTGGCCGCAAAGTTTTAAAATAGAACGAATTTTATCTCTTGAAACAGTGTCAGGAAATGTTTTCTGGATGGAAGGAGCAATCTCATCAACGAGCTGAAGTAACGTAGACTCATTAGCTATTTTCCTTTGTAAAGATTGTTTGTTGAAGaataacaattttttatagtCAACTTTAACGTTTCCTCTGGTCAAATGGTCtaaagaaaacaatttgaTTAGTTCCTCCAGAGTAAAACATTCATGCGTTAGTTTCGCGATAGCTCTTGGGGGTGACCATCCTAGTAATGcacaaaaattgattaatgCGTCAGGAAATATTCCGTTTTCTTTAAAACTCAACACAGATGTATCGCCTTTCCTCTTGCTTAGTTTCTTGTCGTCCTCGACATTAGTTAACAGAGGAATATGAATAAAATTCGGAGGAGTCCAGCTCAATGCTTTATACAATGCAATATGTTTTGGAGTAGATGGTAGCCATTCATCACCTCTGATAACATGGGTGACTTCCATTAAATGATCA
Encoded proteins:
- the SIL1 gene encoding Sil1p (similar to Saccharomyces cerevisiae SIL1 (YOL031C); ancestral locus Anc_7.98), with translation MKPQSITILLTLFIRYILASRENQVILAPNQDTMSQGQGNSDPSLSNLHFTHDLVCNDVECYPLVFEPTNEWQIIRPGQQIPGGLDVKLNLETGLKEAKLLETEEISTDYEFTAQFNEIKGLLSNGDEQSYDEIESKLDDLLEFAHDYKHGLKIISHEFKFITENLSFNESLPFKLREISARLILSCLRNNPPVLNYINETYPSYVGDIFSELSKQNVLEVQILMKRYLNILLELISENYQFSNFEFGTLSNIYKSTNDKQIKLKLLELISHSLQEEHSVSNLQKRNELIDVKSLAQEFSTHIRDKSIDELHVRKFFNSLFNLKKAYPNDIKVDEQFLNWLAQQSEERKLNLGNQLTERDLEQDSFDQKLIESRHLLFGNPMANRIKHFEDEL
- the OPI10 gene encoding Opi10p (similar to Saccharomyces cerevisiae OPI10 (YOL032W); ancestral locus Anc_7.99), which gives rise to MFAAIASGNPLQMSEELPNSNGLQHTVVLSSTKPKSYSHITLFILPNVTFPQEYIANVYFKISATEDFKLFGYLASEKPSAIFKVKLPNMMDSSSQDDGLGEIDMDEDYTGLPSDGSIKMDNSDGNNISQLLIGISIEPRNEGMLKLQEIRNQNKAATSSSLVLAKPNVNSVQITTAGQLAKMYPVLTHDLAAKIVQHAYNYLSGFLDSNGDVNIKRFDTWWDKFRKRLANDGTFLDEVTTE
- the MSE1 gene encoding glutamate--tRNA ligase MSE1 (similar to Saccharomyces cerevisiae MSE1 (YOL033W); ancestral locus Anc_7.100) → MLLNRKGMQTLFSRPFKGNFSLSRHVQLRGKKSIHPKERVVTRFAPSPTGLLHIGSLRTALYNFLLARSTNGKFILRIEDTDRTRLKSGAEQDICDILNWCNLKYDVGPIRQSDRIPIYEEYANKLLETGAAYRCFCTKDRLSTMRAHGYDRHCLHLSDNDVRRLFDAGHTRPVLRLKSPNKYDSFQDMLHGTVNIQERKDRVGFDDPILMKSDGFPTYHFANVVDDHLMEVTHVIRGDEWLPSTPKHIALYKALSWTPPNFIHIPLLTNVEDDKKLSKRKGDTSVLSFKENGIFPDALINFCALLGWSPPRAIAKLTHECFTLEELIKLFSLDHLTRGNVKVDYKKLLFFNKQSLQRKIANESTLLQLVDEIAPSIQKTFPDTVSRDKIRSILKLCGQSLTKIDEFSSHFAYFFERPKLTVEAVNNFIGPNDRVRIIEALRYLANQNFQQDVNGLVSNTSQQLDINKKLIFKTLRFALTGPVPGSKLPALIQILGPEESRSRVIAALAAFNDS